The Naumovozyma dairenensis CBS 421 chromosome 1, complete genome genomic interval TTGGATCCATTCAAGTTCGATGCAGGAAAGATTATTGAACAAACTCCTGAAATCTCTATTGAATCGCTTAATTTGAATCGACCAATATCTTCCAAACCTGTTGAAGGTGGATGGAAAACTCTTCTATTGAGAGATAAATTAGGTGAGATTAGccaaaatttattaaagaatgtTCTCATAAAGAAGCTATATCTGCCAGAAAATATTGCACGAAACTCTACAGTTAATAAGAAATATGAAAGGAGTATGGCTCCTagattgaagaaagaaatgaacAGAGTCATATGGGGTGACGATTCCATCGACGATATCGtgaataaatttgatgttCTCGGACCACTGTTTACCTTTTATCAAGGGAAAAGGGTACTACTACATGATATAACTATTAAAAAGCTAGAGGTAAATCTCTCTACTACGGCACAAGGCCAATTCTGGCTGGATACAAAAGATCAATCTGTTTTTGTAAATGTTAATGATCAAGACCAaaaattgttgaagatAGGTCTGTTGCAATTAGAAGGATACCCAGTTGAACCAGCACAAGTATTTATGAAGAAGTTAAATAAACGTACCAACAATAGTAGGCTCCCTATTAATCCATCTAATTTGGTATTCACCACAACATGACATGACTATAAGAAGGGCTCTTTTATACTTATAGTTATAGATTATCATTCGCCCCCGATTCGAGACCCATCCGCTGCGTTTCCCTGATTggaaattttaaatttaaagttaataaattttgtttcttgatCCATCCAGGGAAACAAAAGTTAGGCACTTTTCTAAATAGACAATCATACTTCAATATTCTATTTAATACTTTTTTCAAACTCCTTAGTTGGTGTGTATTACTTCTTAAGTACAATTGTAACGAATAAACTTAATACCTTGTTCAAAATTGGTGTGACTTGCATACCAGTCAAGGATACAAGAGAGAAATGGACAAACCACTAGTTTCACGTTCCGAGAAGTCAGCCCCTCCTGCTTCaaatattacaaataaCAAACCGAAAAAAGATACTACTACCCAATCCTCATCCttagaagaatataaatatgaagaaCCAAGTAGATTCAGGAAATTTTGTTACGATACAATTGTCTTCATTTTATCGAACATTTTCAGTTGTTTCTTTAGGGAAATAAAATCTCGTAACGCATACAAGATCCCCTCAGATGGTCCAATAATCTTTGTTGCTGCTCCACATGCAAACCAATTTGTTGACCCTGTGATCTTAATGGAACAGGTTAAAAAAGTGGTTAATCGTAGAATCTCCTTCTTAATTGCGGAAAAATCTTTGCATCAACCTGCTATTGGATTCTTCGCTAGATGCGTCATGGCTATCGGTGTTGTGAGAGCTCaagataatttgaaattggtCCCTAATGGTGCTAAGATATTTATTAAGGATCCTAAGGAGAATCCTCGTAAAATTACTGGTGTAAATACACATTTCTTAACCGCTTTTCATGCTAAAGGTTTGATCGGATTACCTAAAAATATGGGGACCGCagaaattttatcaattgaaaGTGATACTGAATTGACTCtaagaaaagaatttaaaaacTTCGCAAATAAGCCAGATCTACAAAATCTATTATTGAAAG includes:
- the FMT1 gene encoding methionyl-tRNA formyltransferase (similar to Saccharomyces cerevisiae FMT1 (YBL013W); ancestral locus Anc_4.95): MLNIYKRLLIRWNSTLSRPISSPPLNVLFFGTDEFSNFTLKTLFSLKNKEPKLINSIQVVTKPSIWCGRRHSKLFIPPVTGLYNSLNDSTLPPIIPYDSNDVQPIKDLINKESINMIIATSFGYLIPAELIKMVPYSMNVHPSLLPQYKGSSPLQYTLLNRNLVTGITIQELDPFKFDAGKIIEQTPEISIESLNLNRPISSKPVEGGWKTLLLRDKLGEISQNLLKNVLIKKLYLPENIARNSTVNKKYERSMAPRLKKEMNRVIWGDDSIDDIVNKFDVLGPLFTFYQGKRVLLHDITIKKLEVNLSTTAQGQFWLDTKDQSVFVNVNDQDQKLLKIGLLQLEGYPVEPAQVFMKKLNKRTNNSRLPINPSNLVFTTT